A genomic window from Struthio camelus isolate bStrCam1 chromosome 2, bStrCam1.hap1, whole genome shotgun sequence includes:
- the ALG2 gene encoding alpha-1,3/1,6-mannosyltransferase ALG2, which translates to MAAAAAAGPSVLFLHPDLGLGGAERLVVDAALALQARGCRVQIWTAHFDAARCFAEARGLAVRRAGGWLPRSLWGRGQALCAALRMAFAALYVLLLSGEEVDAFVCDQVSACIPILRLARTRKKVLFYCHFPDQLLTKRESFLKRIYRIPLDWLEEYTTGMADCIVVNSKFTAGVFKNTFKSLSHINPDVLYPSLNIRSFETIVPADIADLIPQKKKFLFLSINRYERKKNLALALEALHELRGRLASREWNEVHLVMAGGYDKRVLENVEHYEELRSITTELSISDKVTFLRSFSDEQKISLLSNSVCVLYTPSEEHFGIVPLEAMYMRCPVIAVNSGGPLESILNNVTGFLCDPLPTQFSEAMEKFVRDPLLKDTMGAAGRARVTEKFSSEAFSEQLYQYICRLTQ; encoded by the exons atggcggcggcggcggcggcgggcccgtcGGTGCTGTTCCTGCACCCGGACCTGGGGctgggcggggcggagcggctgGTGGTGGACGCGGCGCTGGCGCTgcaggcgcggggctgccgcgtgCAGATCTGGACGGCGCACTTCGACGCGGCGCGGTGCTTCGCGGAGGCGCGCGGGCTGGCggtgcggcgggcgggcggctggctGCCGCGCAGCCTGTGGGGCCGCGGGCAGGCGCTGTGCGCCGCCCTCCGCATGGCCTTCGCCGCCCTCTACGTCCTGCTGCTCAGCGGCGAGGAGGTGGACGCCTTCGTCTGCGACCAG GTCTCCGCTTGCATTCCCATACTCAGACTGGCCAGAACGCGGAAGAAGGTTTTGTTTTACTGTCACTTTCCTGATCAGCTTCTGACCAAGAGAGAATCTTTTCTGAAACGCATCTACCGGATTCCTCTCGACTGGCTGGAAGAATACACAACCGGCATGGCAGACTGCATCGTTGTCAACAGCAAATTCACTGCCGGTGTGTTCAAGAACACGTTTAAGTCCTTATCTCACATAAACCCAGATGTTCTCTACCCGTCACTCAACATCAGAAGCTTTGAAACAATAGTTCCTGCAGACATAGCTGACCTGATACCCCAAAAGAAAAAGTTCTTGTTTCTTTCCATTAATAGgtatgagagaaaaaagaatctAGCGTTGGCCCTGGAAGCTTTGCATGAGCTTCGTGGGAGACTTGCTTCTCGTGAGTGGAATGAAGTTCACCTGGTTATGGCAGGTGGCTATGACAAAAGAGTTCTGGAAAACGTGGAGCACTATGAAGAGCTGAGGAGTATTACGACGGAGCTTAGTATTAGCGACAAGGTGACTTTTCTGAGATCGTTCTCAGATGAACAGAAAATCTCCCTTCTTagtaactctgtgtgtgtgctttACACGCCAAGCGAAGAACACTTTGGCATTGTTCCTCTGGAGGCAATGTATATGAGATGTCCAGTTATAGCGGTTAATTCAGGTGGTCCTCTAGAATCAATCCTGAATAACGTTACAGGATTTTTGTGCGATCCTCTGCCAACGCAATTCTCTGAGGCCATGGAAAAATTTGTGAGAGATCCTCTCTTAAAAGACACaatgggagcagctgggagagccaGAGTTACGGAAAAATTTTCATCAGAAGCATTCTCAGAACAGCTGTACCAATACATATGCAGATTAACACAATAA
- the SEC61B gene encoding protein transport protein Sec61 subunit beta produces MPGPNPSATSVGASGRSPSKAVAPRAAGSTVRQRKNASCGTRSAGRATSTGTGGMWRFYTEDSPGLKVGPVPVLVMSLLFIASVFMLHIWGKYTRS; encoded by the exons ATG cccggGCCCAACCCCAGCGCCACCAGCGTCGGCGCCTCCGGCCGCTCGCCCAGCAAAGCCGTggctccccgcgcggccggcTCCACCGTCCGCCAGAG GAAGAATGCCAGCTGCGGGACCAGAAGCGCAGGCCGTGCTACGTCCACGGGCACTGGTGGGATGTGGCGATTCTACACTGAGGACTCTCCGGGGCTCAAAGT tggtcCTGTTCCAGTTTTGGTCATGAGTCTTCTTTTTATTGCTTCTGTGTTTATGCTGCACATCTGGGGTAAATATACTCGTTCATAG